One region of Cucurbita pepo subsp. pepo cultivar mu-cu-16 chromosome LG03, ASM280686v2, whole genome shotgun sequence genomic DNA includes:
- the LOC111791545 gene encoding LOB domain-containing protein 41 codes for MRMSCNGCRVLRKGCSENCSIRPCLHWIKSPDSQANATVFLAKFYGRAGLMNLINAGPDHLRPAIFRSLLYEACGRIVNPIYGSVGLLWSGSWQLCQAAVEAVLKGAPITPINSEAAATGDGPPLKAYDIRHVSKDENSAASIDGGVNRRVKTRCRFKRSAVKTKACKGISSTVDESTRRLCSIELNRSSSGESSLSHQSDSPHVENESKETDSMISVSTAEFSPPPVLPVLFRSESTSVQKRPGHGGGTVPIPQSELALELTLGMKPVSRAEHVIPMKKRKIETDVGLRPNNNEACNTVLGLDFAA; via the exons ATGCGGATGAGTTGTAATGGTTGCAGAGTTCTTCGCAAAGGTTGCAGTGAAAATTGCAGTATTCGACCTTGTTTGCACTGGATCAAGAGTCCTGATTCTCAAGCCAACGCTACTGTTTTCCTCGCCAAGTTCTATGGCCGTGCTGGACTCATGAACCTTATCAACGCTGGTCCTGATCATCTCCGTCCTG CAATTTTTAGATCTCTTCTCTATGAGGCTTGTGGCCGTATTGTGAATCCGATTTACGGATCGGTTGGATTGTTGTGGTCTGGTAGTTGGCAACTCTGTCAGGCGGCTGTTGAGGCCGTTCTTAAAGGTGCTCCGATCACGCCGATTAACTCTGAGGCGGCGGCTACTGGTGATGGACCGCCGTTGAAAGCCTACGATATTCGTCACGTTTCTAAGGATGAAAACTCCGCTGCATCTATCGACGGCGGAGTCAATCGGCGAGTCAAGACTCGGTGCCGGTTCAAGCGGTCTGCGGTGAAGACGAAAGCGTGTAAAGGAATCTCATCCACCGTGGATGAGTCGACTCGACGACTGTGTTCCATCGAGTTGAACCGATCGTCAAGCGGCGAGTCGTCGTTGAGTCACCAATCCGACTCTCCACATGTTGAAAACGAGAGCAAAGAAACCGATAGCATGATTTCAGTATCGACGGCGGAGTTCTCTCCTCCTCCAGTACTGCCAGTTTTATTCCGATCAGAATCCACTTCCGTACAAAAACGTCCAGGTCACGGCGGCGGCACTGTGCCAATTCCGCAAAGCGAATTAGCTCTAGAACTAACTCTGGGGATGAAGCCGGTGTCACGTGCCGAGCACGTGATTCCAATGAAGAAGCGGAAGATTGAGACCGACGTTGGGTTGAGGCCCAATAACAACGAGGCGTGCAATACTGTATTGGGCCTTGATTTTGCAGCCTAA
- the LOC111791243 gene encoding uncharacterized protein LOC111791243, which produces MNHYIVKQNTFISREETKGFASISDLKDPIVCPKPRRLAILANNHIKQPLRWHQTEFCDSKAGADLLDIILKKGSEQSSSHVASSPPYFSGSPPSRASNPLIQDARFGDEKVSPMAALPAYSPSGLSSPSSASSKGGGCARMKFGLKPAAVRVEGFDCLSRDRQNSRIPAVAXEV; this is translated from the exons ATGAATCATTATATTGTTAAGCAGAATACGTTTATTTCACGTGAGGAGACTAAGGGCTTTGCCTCAATCTCTGATCTGAAGGACCCAATTGTCTGCCCAAAGCCCAGGCGACTCGCAATTCTTGCTAACAATCACATTAAACAGCCCTTAAGATGGCACCAAACTGAGTTTTGTGATTCAAAAGCTGGGGCAGATCTCCTAGATATCATCTTAAAGAAG GGGTCGGAACAATCGAGCAGCCACGTAGCTTCGTCGCCCCCATATTTTAGTGGGTCTCCGCCGAGCCGGGCTTCGAACCCATTAATCCAAGATGCGCGGTTTGGAGATGAGAAAGTGAGTCCTATGGCAGCATTGCCTGCATACTCCCCATCAGGTCTGTCATCTCCATCGTCTGCATCATCGAAAGGAGGAGGGTGTGCGAGGATGAAGTTTGGTCTAAAACCGGCTGCAGTTAGAGTAGAAGGATTTGATTGTCTTAGTAGGGACCGACAGAATTCTAGGATCCCTGCAGTTGCTNTGGAAGTGTAA